One segment of Solanum lycopersicum chromosome 1, SLM_r2.1 DNA contains the following:
- the ABCG1 gene encoding ABC transporter G family member 22 isoform X1 — protein MMDKPSTTSLLRTKSDQLVEAISAAMGGGTKSSPMNGDVAGGGGGPETLSRKSSRRLTGASPGRSGGGRNNTHIRKSRSAQLKFDLDEVSSGAALSRASSASLGLSFSFTGFTVPSDEIADMKPFSDDDDIAEDIEAGTRKMKIQAEPTLPIYLKFTEVCYKVVIKGVTSTREKEILTGISGSVDPGEVLAMMGPSGSGKTTLLSLLGGRVKEPTGGSITYNEQPYSKHLKSRIGFVTQDDILFPHLTVRETLTYAARLRLPKKLTKEEKQKRAIDVIYELGLERCQDTMIGGSFVRGVSGGERKRVCIGNEIIINPSLLFLDEPTSGLDSTTALRTVEILHDIAEAGKTVITTIHQPSSRLFHKFDKLILLGKGSLLYFGKASEAMDYFSTIGCTPLISMNPAEFLLDLANGNLNDVSVPSELEDKVQIGNSDTETRNGKPSPAIVHEYLVEAYETRVAESEKKKLLAPMMIDEELKSKVVTSKREWGASWWTQYSILFWRGLKERRHDYFSWLRITQVVATAVILGMLWWQSGGDSPKHMQEQAGLLFFIAVFWGFFPVFTAIFTFPQERAMLNKERSADMYRLSAYFLARTTSDIPLDLILPVLFILVVYFMAGLKHDVCAFFLTVLTTFLCIVAAQGLGLAIGATLMDLKKATTLASVTVMTFMLAGGYFVKEVPVFISWLRYLSYNYQTYKLLLKVQYKEKNDWVDGIKVGNGVKEVSTLLAMVFGYRLLAYISLRRMKLHSGA, from the exons TTTACTACGTACAAAGTCAGATCAATTGGTGGAAGCAATTTCAGCAGCAATGGGAGGAGGGACAAAGTCGTCGCCGATGAACGGTGACGTGGCGGGTGGAGGAGGAGGGCCGGAGACGTTATCGAGAAAGTCAAGCAGACGATTGACGGGTGCATCCCCAGGACGCAGTGGCGGAGGTAGAAATAACACACACATTAGGAAGTCAAGAAGTGCTCAATTGAAGTTTGACCTAGATGAAGTCAGTAGTGGCGCGGCCCTGAGCCGCGCCTCTAGTGCCAGCTTGGGCTTATCTTTCTCTTTTACGGGCTTCACGGTGCCCTCAGATGAGATCGCGGATATGAAACCCTTTAGTGACGATGATGATATTg CTGAAGATATTGAAGCTGGCACAAGAAAAATGAAGATTCAAGCAGAACCTACCTTACCAATATATCTCAAG TTTACTGAGGTATGTTACAAGGTGGTTATCAAAGGTGTAACATCAACAAGAGAGAAGGAAATTTTGACAGGAATAAGTGGTTCTGTTGATCCAGGGGAAGTTTTAGCCATGATGGGACCTTCCGGTAGCGGAAAAACGACGTTGCTCAGCCTGCTTGGAGGGAGGGTGAAAGAGCCAACAGGAGGTTCAATCACTTACAATGAACAACCATATTCAAAGCATTTAAAGAGCAG GATTGGATTTGTGACTCAAGATGATATACTATTTCCTCACTTGACAGTGAGAGAAACATTAACGTATGCAGCACGCCTACGACTACCAAAGAAACTGACGAAGGAGGAGAAACAAAAACGAGCCATCGATGTGATATACGAGCTAGGACTAGAGAG ATGCCAAGATACAATGATCGGTGGCTCCTTCGTTCGTGGAGTATCAGGAGGAGAAAGAAAACGCGTCTGTATTGGAAATGAGATCATAATCAACCCCTCCTTATTGTTCCTCGACGAACCCACATCCGGTTTGGATTCAACGACAGCTTTAAGGACAGTTGAGATACTACACGATATCGCTGAG GCTGGAAAGACGGTGATCACAACGATCCATCAACCGTCTAGTAGACTTTTCCACAAGTTTGATAAGTTGATTCTTCTTGGCAAAGGGAGTTTACTTTACTTTGGGAAGGCATCTGAGGCAATGGACTATTTTTCAACTATAGGATGCACACCTTTGATATCAATGAATCCAGCAGAATTTCTGCTGGATCTCGCGAACGGAAACTTAAACGATGTTTCCGTTCCATCAGAGTTGGAGGACAAAGTACAGATTGGGAATTCAGATACTGAAACAAGGAATGGAAAGCCATCACCAGCAATTGTGCATGAG TATCTAGTGGAAGCATATGAAACGCGAGTTGCTGAGAGCGAAAAAAAGAAACTTTTGGCTCCCATGATGATTGATGAGGAATTGAAGTCAAAAGTAGTTACCTCAAAGAGAGAATGGGGAGCAAGCTGGTGGACACAATACTCCATATTGTTCTGGAGAGGACTTAAAGAACGACGCCACGATTATTTTAGCTGGTTGAGAATCACTCAAGTTGTTGCAACTGCAGTTATCTTAGGGATGTTGTGGTGGCAATCTGGTGGTGATAGTCCTAAACATATGCAAGAACAG GCGGGGCTACTGTTCTTTATCGCGGTGTTCTGGGGATTTTTTCCAGTATTTACAGCAATCTTCACATTTCCACAAGAAAGGGCAATGCTGAATAAAGAAAGATCTGCTGATATGTACAGATTAAGCGCGTATTTTTTGGCGCGAACCACCAGTGACATCCCCTTGGATCTTATACTGCCAGTACTCTTTATCTTAGTTGTTTACTTCATGGCAGGCTTGAAACATGATGTTTGTGCCTTTTTCCTAACCGTTCTCACGACTTTCCTCTGCATCGTAGCAGCTCAG GGATTAGGACTAGCAATCGGGGCTACACTAATGGATTTAAAGAAGGCAACAACTTTGGCATCAGTAACAGTAATGACATTCATGTTAGCTGGTGGATATTTCGTAAAG GAAGTACCGGTATTCATATCATGGCTAAGATACTTATCATATAACTATCAAACGTACAAACTCCTACTAAAAGTTCAATACAAGGAGAAAAATGATTGGGTGGATGGGATCAAAGTAGGCAATGGTGTAAAGGAAGTAAGTACATTACTAGCTATGGTGTTTGGCTATCGGCTTCTAGCATACATATCTTTACGGAGAATGAAGCTTCACTCAGGGGCTTAG
- the ABCG1 gene encoding ABC transporter G family member 22 isoform X2 codes for MMGPSGSGKTTLLSLLGGRVKEPTGGSITYNEQPYSKHLKSRIGFVTQDDILFPHLTVRETLTYAARLRLPKKLTKEEKQKRAIDVIYELGLERCQDTMIGGSFVRGVSGGERKRVCIGNEIIINPSLLFLDEPTSGLDSTTALRTVEILHDIAEAGKTVITTIHQPSSRLFHKFDKLILLGKGSLLYFGKASEAMDYFSTIGCTPLISMNPAEFLLDLANGNLNDVSVPSELEDKVQIGNSDTETRNGKPSPAIVHEYLVEAYETRVAESEKKKLLAPMMIDEELKSKVVTSKREWGASWWTQYSILFWRGLKERRHDYFSWLRITQVVATAVILGMLWWQSGGDSPKHMQEQAGLLFFIAVFWGFFPVFTAIFTFPQERAMLNKERSADMYRLSAYFLARTTSDIPLDLILPVLFILVVYFMAGLKHDVCAFFLTVLTTFLCIVAAQGLGLAIGATLMDLKKATTLASVTVMTFMLAGGYFVKEVPVFISWLRYLSYNYQTYKLLLKVQYKEKNDWVDGIKVGNGVKEVSTLLAMVFGYRLLAYISLRRMKLHSGA; via the exons ATGATGGGACCTTCCGGTAGCGGAAAAACGACGTTGCTCAGCCTGCTTGGAGGGAGGGTGAAAGAGCCAACAGGAGGTTCAATCACTTACAATGAACAACCATATTCAAAGCATTTAAAGAGCAG GATTGGATTTGTGACTCAAGATGATATACTATTTCCTCACTTGACAGTGAGAGAAACATTAACGTATGCAGCACGCCTACGACTACCAAAGAAACTGACGAAGGAGGAGAAACAAAAACGAGCCATCGATGTGATATACGAGCTAGGACTAGAGAG ATGCCAAGATACAATGATCGGTGGCTCCTTCGTTCGTGGAGTATCAGGAGGAGAAAGAAAACGCGTCTGTATTGGAAATGAGATCATAATCAACCCCTCCTTATTGTTCCTCGACGAACCCACATCCGGTTTGGATTCAACGACAGCTTTAAGGACAGTTGAGATACTACACGATATCGCTGAG GCTGGAAAGACGGTGATCACAACGATCCATCAACCGTCTAGTAGACTTTTCCACAAGTTTGATAAGTTGATTCTTCTTGGCAAAGGGAGTTTACTTTACTTTGGGAAGGCATCTGAGGCAATGGACTATTTTTCAACTATAGGATGCACACCTTTGATATCAATGAATCCAGCAGAATTTCTGCTGGATCTCGCGAACGGAAACTTAAACGATGTTTCCGTTCCATCAGAGTTGGAGGACAAAGTACAGATTGGGAATTCAGATACTGAAACAAGGAATGGAAAGCCATCACCAGCAATTGTGCATGAG TATCTAGTGGAAGCATATGAAACGCGAGTTGCTGAGAGCGAAAAAAAGAAACTTTTGGCTCCCATGATGATTGATGAGGAATTGAAGTCAAAAGTAGTTACCTCAAAGAGAGAATGGGGAGCAAGCTGGTGGACACAATACTCCATATTGTTCTGGAGAGGACTTAAAGAACGACGCCACGATTATTTTAGCTGGTTGAGAATCACTCAAGTTGTTGCAACTGCAGTTATCTTAGGGATGTTGTGGTGGCAATCTGGTGGTGATAGTCCTAAACATATGCAAGAACAG GCGGGGCTACTGTTCTTTATCGCGGTGTTCTGGGGATTTTTTCCAGTATTTACAGCAATCTTCACATTTCCACAAGAAAGGGCAATGCTGAATAAAGAAAGATCTGCTGATATGTACAGATTAAGCGCGTATTTTTTGGCGCGAACCACCAGTGACATCCCCTTGGATCTTATACTGCCAGTACTCTTTATCTTAGTTGTTTACTTCATGGCAGGCTTGAAACATGATGTTTGTGCCTTTTTCCTAACCGTTCTCACGACTTTCCTCTGCATCGTAGCAGCTCAG GGATTAGGACTAGCAATCGGGGCTACACTAATGGATTTAAAGAAGGCAACAACTTTGGCATCAGTAACAGTAATGACATTCATGTTAGCTGGTGGATATTTCGTAAAG GAAGTACCGGTATTCATATCATGGCTAAGATACTTATCATATAACTATCAAACGTACAAACTCCTACTAAAAGTTCAATACAAGGAGAAAAATGATTGGGTGGATGGGATCAAAGTAGGCAATGGTGTAAAGGAAGTAAGTACATTACTAGCTATGGTGTTTGGCTATCGGCTTCTAGCATACATATCTTTACGGAGAATGAAGCTTCACTCAGGGGCTTAG